The genome window ACCTCGCGCCGCTCATGGTCGCGGCGGCCGGCCCTTACGAGCACCTGCTCGCGGCCGCCACCACCACCGGCAAGAACGTCATGCCGCGCGTCGCAGCCCTGCTCGACGTCGCGCAGATTTCCGAAATCACCTCGGTGGTGTCCGGCGACACCTTCGTGCGTCCGATCTATGCCGGCAACGTCATGGCGACGGTCAAGTCGAGCGACGCCAAGAAAGTCATCACCGTGCGCCTGACCGCCTACGATCCGGCGCCGGCCACGGGCGGCAGCGCCGCCGTCGAAGGCATGGCGGCCGCGCCGGATGCCGGCCTCTCGCAGTGGGTGGCCGAAGAGCTGACCAAGAGCGACCGTCCCGAACTCACCGCCGCCGACATCATCGTGTCCGGTGGCCGCGGTGTCGGCAGCTCCGAGAACTTCGCCATCATCGAGGCCCTCGCCGACAAGCTCGGCGCGGCGGTCGGCGCTTCGCGCGCGGCGGTCGACGCCGGCTACGTGCCGAACGACTACCAGGTCGGCCAGACCGGCAAGGTCGTGGCGCCGACCTTGTACATCGCGGTCGGCATTTCCGGCGCCATCCAGCACCTGGCCGGCATGAAGGACAGCAAGGTCATCGTGTGCATCAACAAGGACGAGGAAGCGCCGATCTTCGGCGTCGCCGATTACGGCTTGGTCGGCGACCTGTTCAAGGAAGTGCCGGCCATGACCGCGGCGCTCGACAAGTAAGCGACGTCCGTCGCCATGAGTAGGCCGCCCGGTGACGGGCGGCACGCGCCTGCCGGCGCTCGCATTAATCAAGACAAGAGGGCCGGCACGCGCCAAGCGTCAGCGGCCAAGGGAGAGGTGCCGTGGAACGCGAAGCGATGGAATTCGACGTCGTCATCGTCGGCGGCGGGCCTGCCGGCCTGTCGGCGGCGATACGCCTGCGTCAACTCGCCATGCAGCATGGCGAAGAGCTCACCGTCTGTGTGCTCGAGAAGGGGTCCGAGATTGGCGCCCACATCATGTCCGGCGCGGTCATCGAGCCGCGCTCTCTCAACGAACTCATTCCCGACTGGCAGGCCAAGGGCGCGCCGCTCAATACGCCGGCCGGAGAAGATCGCTTCCTGTTCCTGACCGAGTCCAAGGCCTACAAGCTGCCGACGCCGCCGCAGATGCACAATCACGGCAACTACATCGTCAGCCTCGGCAACGTGTGCCGCTGGCTGGCGGAGCAGGCCACCGAACTCGGCGTCGATATCTATCCCGGCTTCGCCGCCGCCGAAGTCTTGTACCACGATGACGGCTCGGTGAAGGGCGTCGCGACCGGCGACATGGGCCGCACCCACGACGGTGAGGAAGGCCCCAATTTCGCGCCGGGCATGGAACTGCATGCGCGCCAGACGCTGTTCGGCGAGGGTTGCCGCGGTTCGCTGACCAAGACCCTGTTCCAGCGTTTCAACCTGCGCGATGGCGTCGACCCGCAGGTGTTCGGCATCGGCATCAAGGAACTGTGGGAAATCGAACCCAGCCTGCATAGACGTGGTTCCATCACCCACACCACCGGCTGGCCGATGGACATGAAGACCTACGGCGGTTCGTGGACCTATCACCTCGAGGACAACCTGGTCTCGATCGGTTTCGTGGTCGGCCTCGATTACCAGAACGCCTACCTGTCGCCGTTCGAGGAGATGCAGCGTTTCAAGACCCATCCCGAGATCCGCAAGCAGTTCGAGGGCGGTCGTCGGCTGTCCTATGGCGCGCGCGCGATCAGCGCCGGTGGCTTCCAGTCCATTCCCAAGCTGAGCTTCCCCGGCGGCCTGTTGATGGGTGACTGCGCGGGCTTTCTGAACGTGCCCAAGATCAAGGGCACCCATACCGCCATGAAGTCCGGCATGACGGCCGCCGAGGCGGTGTTCGATGCCTTGAAGGGCGGCCAGCCGGCGGGGCAGGAAGTCAAAGCCTATGCCGAGCGGCTGTCGCGTACCTGGATGTGGGATGAGCTCTACCGCGTGCGTAACATCACGCCCTCGTTCCACTGGGGCTTGCCGGCGGCGATGGCCTATTCGGCCATCGACACCTACCTGTTCCGCGGCAAGGCGCCGTGGACCTTGCGCCACCGTCCGGATCACCTGCAGCTGAAGC of Pseudomonadota bacterium contains these proteins:
- a CDS encoding electron transfer flavoprotein subunit alpha/FixB family protein, yielding MSILVLAEHNNVTLVPATLNAVAAGLAIGAEVDVLVAGEGCRAVADAAAAIAGVRKVLLVEAAHYAHALPENLAPLMVAAAGPYEHLLAAATTTGKNVMPRVAALLDVAQISEITSVVSGDTFVRPIYAGNVMATVKSSDAKKVITVRLTAYDPAPATGGSAAVEGMAAAPDAGLSQWVAEELTKSDRPELTAADIIVSGGRGVGSSENFAIIEALADKLGAAVGASRAAVDAGYVPNDYQVGQTGKVVAPTLYIAVGISGAIQHLAGMKDSKVIVCINKDEEAPIFGVADYGLVGDLFKEVPAMTAALDK
- a CDS encoding electron transfer flavoprotein-ubiquinone oxidoreductase encodes the protein MEFDVVIVGGGPAGLSAAIRLRQLAMQHGEELTVCVLEKGSEIGAHIMSGAVIEPRSLNELIPDWQAKGAPLNTPAGEDRFLFLTESKAYKLPTPPQMHNHGNYIVSLGNVCRWLAEQATELGVDIYPGFAAAEVLYHDDGSVKGVATGDMGRTHDGEEGPNFAPGMELHARQTLFGEGCRGSLTKTLFQRFNLRDGVDPQVFGIGIKELWEIEPSLHRRGSITHTTGWPMDMKTYGGSWTYHLEDNLVSIGFVVGLDYQNAYLSPFEEMQRFKTHPEIRKQFEGGRRLSYGARAISAGGFQSIPKLSFPGGLLMGDCAGFLNVPKIKGTHTAMKSGMTAAEAVFDALKGGQPAGQEVKAYAERLSRTWMWDELYRVRNITPSFHWGLPAAMAYSAIDTYLFRGKAPWTLRHRPDHLQLKPAAECQPINYPKPDGALTFDRLSSVFLSNTNHEEDQPCHLTLRDTNVPVAVNLARYAGPEQRYCPAGVYEFVQEGSESRLQINAQNCVHCKTCDIKDPTQNINWVTPEGGGGPNYPNM